One stretch of Lysobacter sp. KIS68-7 DNA includes these proteins:
- a CDS encoding DUF4126 domain-containing protein: MTEPQLFAIGILLAWLAGIRVYLTVFGLGIAGMLGWLDLPPALHVAQSPWVLGVSGVLAGAEFFADKIPGVDSGWDLLHTLLRVPVGAFLAAATLSPDGSLGAGMLATGAGVALTSHVLKAGSRALLNTSPEPVSNWTASAAEDVTVVGGLALAFAHPWIALAIVVSISVTVAAAVWWLWRRVRRALFGPKSTTASTNVPQ; this comes from the coding sequence ATGACCGAGCCCCAACTTTTCGCCATCGGCATCCTGCTGGCCTGGCTCGCGGGCATCCGCGTGTACCTGACGGTCTTCGGCCTGGGCATCGCCGGGATGCTGGGCTGGCTGGACCTGCCGCCTGCGCTGCACGTGGCGCAGTCGCCCTGGGTGCTGGGCGTGTCGGGCGTGCTGGCGGGGGCGGAATTTTTCGCGGACAAGATCCCCGGGGTCGATTCGGGGTGGGACCTGCTGCACACGCTGCTGCGCGTGCCGGTCGGTGCGTTCCTCGCCGCGGCGACGCTCTCGCCCGACGGCAGCCTCGGCGCCGGCATGCTCGCCACCGGTGCCGGCGTGGCCTTGACCAGCCACGTGCTCAAGGCCGGATCGCGCGCCTTGCTGAATACGTCGCCCGAGCCGGTCAGCAACTGGACGGCCTCGGCGGCCGAAGACGTCACGGTGGTCGGCGGCCTCGCGCTTGCGTTCGCGCATCCCTGGATCGCGTTGGCGATCGTGGTGTCGATCAGCGTGACCGTCGCGGCTGCGGTGTGGTGGCTGTGGCGGCGCGTGCGGCGTGCCCTGTTTGGTCCGAAATCGACCACTGCGTCGACCAATGTGCCGCAATGA
- a CDS encoding DUF6776 family protein, with protein sequence MEPNARQSPQFEVVRRSPGRVPAWTVALSSFVLGLLIGGIAMWFIRAPEAGSPAARMAETEQRLKGQQAQVAQLQQRIATLTRSDQISRDANRDVQAMLEDKDEQISGLKADVAFYERFVGSGGERKGLSVHSAEFEAEAGGSWRYEVVLTQSLNRGAVSQGEMRFDVEGVQNGKLSTVKWDTLQQTPGAAGQKYTFRYFQRLGGSIVLPQGFTPQRVKVSLRGQGANVDAAFAWTLKSTPGEQ encoded by the coding sequence GTGGAACCGAACGCCCGGCAAAGTCCCCAATTCGAAGTCGTCCGTCGCAGCCCGGGCCGCGTTCCCGCGTGGACGGTCGCCCTGTCGTCCTTCGTGCTCGGCCTGCTGATCGGCGGCATCGCGATGTGGTTCATCCGCGCGCCGGAGGCCGGTTCGCCCGCCGCGCGGATGGCGGAAACGGAGCAGCGGCTGAAAGGCCAGCAGGCGCAGGTGGCGCAGTTGCAGCAGCGCATCGCCACGCTCACGCGCTCCGACCAGATCTCGCGCGATGCCAACCGCGACGTGCAGGCGATGCTCGAGGACAAGGACGAGCAGATCTCGGGCCTGAAAGCCGACGTCGCCTTCTACGAGCGCTTCGTCGGCAGCGGCGGCGAACGCAAGGGGCTGTCGGTGCATTCGGCGGAATTCGAAGCCGAAGCGGGGGGGAGCTGGCGGTACGAGGTCGTGCTCACGCAAAGCCTCAATCGCGGCGCGGTGAGCCAGGGCGAGATGCGCTTCGACGTGGAAGGCGTGCAGAACGGCAAGCTTTCGACCGTGAAGTGGGACACGCTGCAACAAACCCCCGGCGCTGCCGGGCAAAAATACACATTCCGCTATTTCCAGCGGCTCGGCGGCAGCATCGTCCTGCCGCAGGGGTTCACGCCGCAGCGCGTCAAGGTGTCGCTGCGGGGACAAGGCGCGAACGTCGATGCGGCGTTCGCGTGGACATTGAAGTCGACACCCGGGGAGCAGTAA
- the erpA gene encoding iron-sulfur cluster insertion protein ErpA translates to MNLTHPDAAPTWQQLDAPLQFSPSAAAKVRELIAEEGNAGLKLRVYIQGGGCSGFQYGFEFDENQGEDDVAVERDGVMLLVDPLSLQYLMGAEVDYSESLQGAQFVIRNPNAKTTCGCGSSFTV, encoded by the coding sequence ATGAACCTGACCCACCCCGACGCCGCCCCCACCTGGCAGCAACTGGACGCCCCGCTGCAGTTCTCGCCGTCCGCCGCCGCCAAGGTGCGCGAGCTGATCGCCGAGGAAGGCAACGCCGGGCTCAAGCTCCGCGTGTACATCCAGGGCGGCGGCTGTTCCGGCTTCCAGTACGGCTTCGAGTTCGACGAGAACCAGGGCGAGGACGACGTCGCGGTGGAGCGCGATGGCGTCATGCTCCTCGTCGATCCGCTCAGCCTGCAGTACCTGATGGGCGCCGAAGTCGACTACAGCGAAAGCCTGCAGGGCGCGCAGTTCGTCATCCGCAATCCCAACGCGAAGACCACCTGCGGCTGCGGCAGCAGCTTCACCGTGTGA
- the nudC gene encoding NAD(+) diphosphatase — protein MTGGASPFAFVDGALDRADHLRDDADALTRLWPSARIVLLDVEGRALADASGALRAPTGAELGGGPGTAIFLGLQGDQAWFAQSAETTSLVSDVRIDLRSAAARWPAFESTLFAQARAMLHWHARHRFCGACGGEMAFVRGGWLGRCAQCGSEHYPRTDQAIIVAVSDGARLLLGRQRSWPARRWSVIAGFVEPGESLEQTVVREVFEETGVRVRSSRYVASQPWAFPGSLMLGFHAEAGPDAPTAGDELEDVRWFDADTIRAGLARDWTAPPGDDEQGIALSAPLSIARWLIETWLATVTR, from the coding sequence GTGACGGGCGGTGCTTCGCCCTTCGCCTTCGTCGACGGCGCACTCGATCGCGCCGACCACCTCCGCGACGACGCCGATGCCCTAACGCGCCTGTGGCCGTCGGCGCGCATCGTGCTGCTCGATGTCGAAGGCCGCGCGCTCGCAGATGCGAGCGGCGCTTTGCGCGCGCCGACGGGCGCCGAACTCGGAGGCGGTCCCGGCACCGCGATCTTCCTGGGCCTGCAGGGCGATCAAGCGTGGTTCGCGCAATCGGCGGAAACCACGTCCCTCGTGTCCGACGTGCGCATCGACCTGCGCAGCGCCGCCGCGCGCTGGCCCGCGTTCGAATCCACGCTCTTCGCACAGGCTCGCGCGATGCTGCACTGGCACGCGCGCCATCGCTTCTGCGGTGCATGCGGCGGCGAGATGGCGTTCGTGCGCGGCGGCTGGCTCGGGCGCTGTGCGCAATGCGGTAGCGAACATTACCCGCGCACCGACCAAGCCATCATCGTTGCCGTCAGCGACGGCGCGCGGCTGCTGCTCGGGCGTCAGCGCAGCTGGCCGGCGCGACGCTGGTCGGTGATCGCCGGCTTCGTCGAACCCGGCGAATCGCTCGAACAGACCGTCGTGCGCGAAGTGTTCGAGGAAACCGGCGTGCGCGTGCGATCGAGCCGCTACGTCGCCTCGCAACCCTGGGCCTTCCCGGGCTCGCTGATGCTGGGCTTCCACGCAGAAGCCGGACCGGACGCGCCGACGGCAGGCGATGAGCTGGAAGACGTCCGCTGGTTCGACGCCGACACGATTCGTGCCGGCCTCGCCCGCGACTGGACGGCACCGCCGGGCGACGACGAACAAGGCATCGCATTGTCCGCGCCCCTCTCCATCGCCCGTTGGCTCATCGAGACCTGGCTCGCCACCGTCACGCGCTGA
- a CDS encoding cobalamin biosynthesis protein: MSITLIAVVIALVVGHTMPSLVALRRYDWFIRWLEWVAQQLGDNATWRGGLGLLVAIGPPLLLVALLQLGLRHGFFGIFAFLFSLAMLFYAWGPRDLDHDVDAVADAADADARRAAAQRLFPERETPALDGGSLVEAVFRCALWRWFGVLFWFLLLGPFGALLYRLVSLCAQGEAKKRLPEAASQAARATLAFLDWPVAQLMTLSLALVGNFDSVFAAWKEAGGAGYSGDTRFLAAAARASVRSELADEALDDVETEFGADGGVVAVSRAVPGLPELRDAMSLVWRILVAWLAVLALFVIAGWVA, translated from the coding sequence ATGTCCATCACGCTGATCGCCGTCGTCATTGCGCTCGTCGTCGGCCACACCATGCCGTCGCTGGTGGCCTTGCGCCGCTACGACTGGTTCATCCGTTGGCTCGAATGGGTGGCGCAGCAGCTCGGCGACAACGCCACCTGGCGCGGCGGCCTCGGCCTGCTGGTCGCGATCGGGCCGCCGCTGCTGCTGGTCGCGCTCCTCCAGCTCGGCTTGCGCCACGGTTTCTTCGGCATCTTCGCGTTCCTGTTCTCGCTGGCGATGTTGTTCTACGCCTGGGGGCCGCGCGATCTCGACCATGACGTCGATGCGGTCGCCGACGCAGCCGACGCCGACGCACGCCGCGCCGCCGCGCAACGCCTCTTCCCGGAACGCGAAACGCCTGCGCTCGATGGCGGCTCGCTCGTCGAAGCCGTGTTCCGTTGCGCGCTTTGGCGCTGGTTCGGTGTGTTGTTCTGGTTCCTGTTGCTCGGGCCGTTCGGCGCGCTGCTGTATCGCCTCGTGTCGCTGTGCGCACAGGGCGAAGCGAAGAAGCGCCTGCCGGAAGCGGCTTCGCAGGCCGCGCGCGCAACGCTCGCCTTCCTCGATTGGCCTGTCGCGCAACTGATGACGCTGTCGCTGGCGCTGGTCGGCAACTTCGACAGCGTGTTCGCGGCCTGGAAGGAAGCGGGCGGCGCGGGTTATTCCGGCGACACGCGCTTCCTCGCCGCCGCCGCGCGCGCGAGTGTGCGCAGCGAACTCGCGGACGAAGCCTTGGATGACGTCGAAACCGAATTCGGCGCCGATGGCGGCGTGGTCGCCGTCTCGCGCGCCGTGCCCGGCCTGCCGGAACTGCGTGATGCGATGAGCCTGGTGTGGCGCATCCTGGTGGCGTGGTTGGCGGTGCTGGCGCTGTTCGTCATCGCCGGCTGGGTGGCCTGA
- a CDS encoding MFS transporter has protein sequence MAHNQFELLRQRRFLPFFATQAFGAFNDNVYRQAIIGLLFWMGVSDDQKSLYANLAPAIFILPYFLFSATAGQIAEKLEKSRLIRITTSMEIAIMSFASIGFMTQNMVVLLVALFATGVQSALFGPVKYAILPSVLRPEELTGGNGMVEMGTSVSILLGMLLGGMIFTVAGDHGPMVASAAIILLAISGNLVSRAIPPVEAAAPDLTIRWNPIPESLHVMQLVRKQLAVRNAVLGVSWFWFVGTVITAQLPTYAKTHMGGDETFYLAALAIFSVATGLGSMLCEKLSSRTVEIGLVPLGAFGMSVFLFALYFAKSEPAAVTGLDLSHYLHQAGAWRVPAALTGIGVFAGFYVVPLFALIQSRTPKRELSRVIAGMNIQNALLIVLAAVAGIVTQRFLGWSIPQVFLALAIANTLAAIWIFTIVPEFLMRFLSWVLVRSLYRLRAQGIEEHVPDDGPALIVCNHVSYMDALILAGSIPRPVRFVMYYKIFDIPVMRWIFRTAKAIPIAGARENPELMQRAFDEVDKALADGELVCIFPEGALTKDGEMTAFKSGVERILQRRNVPVVPMALRGMWSSMWSRRDGRLGRMRVPRRFRAHVEVVAGPPVAGQIATAELLEARVRELRGDAA, from the coding sequence ATGGCGCACAACCAATTCGAACTGCTGCGGCAGCGGCGTTTCCTGCCGTTCTTCGCCACCCAGGCCTTCGGTGCCTTCAACGACAACGTGTATCGGCAGGCCATCATCGGCCTGCTGTTCTGGATGGGCGTGAGCGACGACCAGAAGTCGCTCTACGCCAACCTCGCGCCGGCGATCTTCATCCTGCCCTACTTCCTGTTTTCCGCGACCGCGGGGCAGATCGCGGAGAAACTGGAGAAGTCGCGGCTGATCCGCATCACGACGTCGATGGAGATCGCCATCATGTCGTTCGCGTCGATCGGTTTCATGACGCAGAACATGGTGGTGCTGCTGGTCGCGCTGTTCGCCACCGGCGTGCAGTCGGCGCTGTTCGGGCCGGTGAAGTACGCGATCCTGCCGTCGGTGCTGCGGCCGGAGGAACTCACCGGCGGCAACGGCATGGTGGAGATGGGCACTTCGGTTTCCATCCTGCTCGGCATGTTGCTCGGCGGCATGATCTTCACCGTCGCCGGCGACCACGGGCCCATGGTCGCCTCGGCCGCGATCATCCTGCTCGCGATCTCCGGCAATCTGGTCAGTCGGGCGATCCCGCCCGTCGAGGCGGCCGCGCCGGACCTGACGATCCGCTGGAACCCGATCCCCGAATCGCTGCACGTGATGCAGCTCGTGCGCAAGCAACTGGCCGTGCGCAATGCGGTGCTGGGCGTGTCGTGGTTCTGGTTCGTCGGCACGGTCATCACCGCGCAGCTGCCGACCTATGCCAAGACGCACATGGGCGGCGACGAAACCTTCTACCTCGCCGCGCTCGCGATCTTCTCGGTGGCGACGGGCCTGGGCTCGATGCTGTGCGAAAAGCTCTCCTCGCGCACGGTCGAGATCGGCCTGGTGCCGCTCGGGGCCTTCGGCATGAGCGTGTTCCTGTTCGCGCTGTATTTCGCGAAGAGCGAGCCGGCCGCCGTCACGGGCCTGGACCTCTCGCACTATTTGCACCAGGCCGGCGCCTGGCGCGTACCGGCCGCGCTCACCGGCATCGGCGTGTTCGCGGGCTTCTACGTGGTGCCGCTTTTCGCGCTGATCCAGAGCCGTACGCCCAAGCGCGAGCTCTCGCGCGTCATCGCGGGCATGAACATCCAGAACGCCTTGTTGATCGTGCTCGCCGCGGTGGCGGGCATCGTGACCCAGCGCTTCCTGGGCTGGTCGATCCCGCAGGTGTTCCTGGCGCTGGCGATCGCGAACACGCTGGCGGCGATCTGGATCTTCACGATCGTCCCCGAATTCCTGATGCGCTTCCTGAGCTGGGTGCTGGTGCGCTCGCTGTATCGGCTGCGCGCGCAGGGCATCGAGGAGCATGTGCCCGACGACGGTCCCGCGCTGATCGTGTGCAACCACGTCAGCTACATGGATGCGCTGATCCTCGCCGGCAGCATTCCGCGTCCGGTGCGCTTCGTCATGTACTACAAGATCTTCGACATCCCGGTGATGCGCTGGATCTTCCGCACCGCCAAGGCAATCCCGATCGCCGGCGCACGCGAGAATCCGGAGCTGATGCAGCGCGCGTTCGACGAAGTCGACAAGGCGCTGGCCGACGGCGAGCTCGTGTGCATCTTCCCGGAAGGTGCGCTGACGAAGGACGGCGAGATGACGGCCTTCAAGTCGGGCGTCGAACGCATCCTGCAGCGGCGCAATGTGCCGGTGGTGCCGATGGCGCTGCGCGGCATGTGGTCGAGCATGTGGAGCCGGCGCGACGGGCGCTTGGGACGCATGCGCGTGCCGCGGCGTTTCCGCGCGCACGTGGAAGTCGTCGCCGGGCCGCCGGTGGCGGGACAGATCGCGACGGCGGAATTGCTGGAAGCGCGGGTGCGCGAACTGCGCGGGGACGCGGCCTGA
- the purD gene encoding phosphoribosylamine--glycine ligase translates to MKVLVIGSGGREHALAWKLAQSSRVEEVLVAPGNAGTATEAKCRNVGVEAKDIAGLLALVEREGVALTVVGPEGPLVAGVVDTFRAKGHRVFGPTAAAAQLEGSKAFAKDFLARHGIPTAHYAVHTKIDEALAYVREKGAPIVVKADGLAAGKGVIVAMTLAEAEHAIEDMLSGEAFGAAGARVVIEEFLDGEEASFIAMVDGKHALPMATSQDHKRAHDGDTGPNTGGMGAYSPAPVVTPEVHARVMREVIEPTVRGMAADGAPFTGFLYAGLMIDASGAPKVIEFNVRFGDPETQPVMLRLQSDLVDLVETAVDGKLDGQQARWDARPSLGVVMAAENYPGTPRLGDVIGAWDAPDVDDTKVFHAGTRVEGEHIVTSGGRVLCVCALGDTVADAQRKAYAEVAGISWHGEFHRHDIGWRAIARERGEG, encoded by the coding sequence ATGAAGGTCCTCGTCATCGGTTCCGGCGGTCGCGAACACGCGCTGGCCTGGAAGCTCGCCCAATCCTCCCGCGTCGAAGAAGTGCTCGTCGCGCCGGGCAACGCGGGCACGGCGACGGAAGCCAAATGCCGCAACGTCGGCGTGGAGGCGAAGGACATCGCGGGCCTGCTCGCGCTGGTGGAACGCGAAGGCGTTGCGCTGACCGTCGTGGGGCCGGAAGGTCCGCTCGTGGCGGGCGTCGTCGACACGTTCCGCGCGAAGGGCCATCGCGTCTTCGGCCCCACCGCCGCAGCCGCGCAGCTGGAAGGCAGCAAGGCGTTCGCGAAGGATTTCCTCGCGCGCCACGGCATTCCCACCGCGCATTACGCGGTGCACACGAAGATCGACGAGGCCCTCGCCTACGTGCGTGAAAAAGGCGCACCGATCGTGGTGAAGGCCGACGGCCTGGCCGCGGGCAAGGGCGTCATCGTCGCGATGACCCTGGCCGAAGCCGAACACGCCATCGAAGACATGCTCTCGGGCGAAGCCTTCGGCGCGGCCGGTGCGCGCGTGGTGATCGAGGAGTTCCTCGACGGCGAGGAAGCCAGCTTCATTGCGATGGTCGACGGCAAGCACGCGCTGCCGATGGCGACCTCGCAGGACCACAAGCGCGCGCACGACGGCGACACGGGCCCCAACACCGGCGGCATGGGCGCGTATTCGCCCGCGCCGGTGGTCACGCCCGAGGTGCATGCGCGCGTGATGCGCGAGGTCATCGAACCTACCGTGCGCGGCATGGCCGCCGACGGTGCGCCGTTCACGGGCTTCCTCTATGCGGGCCTGATGATCGATGCCAGCGGCGCCCCGAAGGTCATCGAGTTCAACGTGCGCTTCGGCGACCCGGAAACGCAGCCGGTGATGCTGCGCCTGCAGTCCGACCTGGTGGACCTGGTGGAAACCGCCGTCGACGGCAAGCTCGACGGCCAGCAGGCGCGCTGGGATGCGCGCCCGTCCCTCGGCGTGGTGATGGCGGCCGAGAATTACCCGGGGACGCCGCGGCTGGGCGATGTCATCGGCGCGTGGGATGCACCGGATGTCGACGACACCAAGGTCTTCCACGCCGGCACGCGCGTGGAAGGCGAGCACATCGTGACCTCGGGCGGCCGCGTGCTGTGCGTGTGCGCGCTGGGCGACACGGTGGCGGATGCACAGCGGAAGGCCTACGCGGAAGTCGCCGGCATTTCGTGGCATGGCGAGTTCCATCGCCACGACATCGGCTGGCGCGCGATCGCACGGGAACGTGGCGAAGGCTGA
- the purH gene encoding bifunctional phosphoribosylaminoimidazolecarboxamide formyltransferase/IMP cyclohydrolase, giving the protein MTADRLPVRRALLSVSDKTGLTDLARALAAQGVELVSTGGTAKALRDAGLAVRDVSELTQFPEMMDGRVKTLHPLVHGGLLGRSGTDDAVMAQHGIAPIDLLVLNLYPFEKVSANPDSTMDEVVENIDIGGPAMLRSAAKNFARVAVATDPSQYAGVIDELKANGGMLSARTRFALSVAAFNRVAQYDACISDYLSAINEDGARGLFPAQQNSNFVKVMDLRYGENPHQHAAFYRDLYPVPGTLATFTQLQGKELSFNNLADADAAWECVRQFEGTACVIVKHANPCGVAEAADNAAAYELAYGTDPTSAFGGIIAFNRTLDAATAKTILDRQFVEVLIAPDYEPAALDYAKKKANVRVLRIPHGEGRNNFDVKRVGSGLLMQTSDIREVTREELKVVTKRAPTPAELADLLFAWRVAKYVKSNAIVYAKDSHTVGIGAGQMSRVVSAKIAALKAEEAGLVVPGSAMASDAFFPFRDGIDAAASAGIRAVIQPGGSMRDAEVIGAADEHGIAMVFTGIRHFRH; this is encoded by the coding sequence ATGACCGCCGACCGCCTGCCCGTGCGCCGGGCCCTGTTGTCCGTGTCCGACAAGACCGGCCTGACCGACCTCGCCCGCGCGCTGGCCGCGCAGGGCGTCGAACTGGTGTCCACCGGCGGCACCGCCAAGGCGCTGCGCGATGCAGGCCTGGCCGTCCGCGACGTCAGCGAACTCACGCAATTCCCGGAAATGATGGACGGCCGCGTCAAGACGCTGCACCCGCTCGTGCATGGCGGCCTGCTCGGCCGTAGCGGCACCGACGACGCGGTGATGGCGCAGCACGGCATCGCGCCCATCGACCTGCTGGTGCTGAACCTGTATCCGTTCGAAAAGGTGTCGGCGAACCCCGACAGCACGATGGACGAGGTCGTCGAGAACATTGACATCGGCGGCCCGGCGATGCTGCGCTCGGCGGCCAAGAACTTCGCCCGCGTGGCGGTGGCGACCGATCCGTCGCAGTACGCCGGCGTGATCGACGAGCTGAAGGCCAACGGCGGCATGCTCTCTGCGCGCACGCGCTTTGCGTTGTCGGTGGCGGCGTTCAATCGCGTCGCGCAGTACGACGCGTGCATCAGCGACTACCTCTCCGCCATCAACGAAGACGGCGCGCGCGGCCTGTTCCCCGCGCAGCAGAACAGCAACTTCGTGAAGGTGATGGACCTGCGCTACGGCGAGAACCCGCACCAGCACGCCGCGTTCTACCGCGATCTGTATCCGGTGCCCGGGACGCTCGCGACGTTCACGCAGCTGCAGGGCAAAGAGCTCTCGTTCAACAACCTCGCCGACGCCGATGCGGCGTGGGAATGCGTGCGCCAGTTCGAAGGCACCGCGTGCGTGATCGTCAAGCACGCCAACCCCTGCGGCGTGGCCGAAGCGGCCGACAACGCCGCCGCCTACGAGCTCGCCTACGGCACCGACCCGACCTCGGCCTTCGGCGGCATCATCGCCTTCAACCGCACGCTCGATGCGGCGACGGCGAAGACCATCCTCGACCGCCAGTTCGTCGAAGTGCTGATCGCGCCGGACTACGAGCCCGCCGCACTCGACTATGCGAAGAAGAAAGCCAACGTGCGCGTGCTGCGCATCCCGCACGGCGAAGGTCGCAACAATTTCGACGTCAAGCGCGTCGGTTCGGGCCTGCTGATGCAGACCAGCGACATCCGCGAAGTCACGCGCGAGGAACTCAAGGTCGTCACGAAGCGCGCGCCCACGCCGGCCGAGCTCGCCGACCTGCTGTTCGCCTGGCGCGTCGCCAAGTACGTGAAGTCCAACGCCATCGTCTATGCGAAGGACAGCCACACCGTCGGCATCGGCGCGGGCCAGATGAGCCGCGTGGTGTCGGCGAAGATCGCGGCGCTGAAGGCCGAGGAAGCGGGCTTGGTGGTGCCGGGTTCGGCGATGGCCTCCGACGCGTTCTTCCCGTTCCGCGACGGCATCGATGCGGCGGCCTCGGCCGGCATCCGCGCGGTGATCCAGCCGGGCGGTTCGATGCGCGACGCCGAAGTCATCGGCGCGGCGGATGAGCACGGGATCGCGATGGTGTTCACCGGCATTCGCCACTTCCGTCACTGA
- the fis gene encoding DNA-binding transcriptional regulator Fis: MNAAADRPDSRSGSRPPLRDHVANSVRRYLRDMDGCETQDLYNIALRELEIPLFAEVLTYCEGNQSRAAAMLGIHRATLRKKLRDYGMD, translated from the coding sequence TTGAACGCCGCCGCCGATCGCCCAGACAGCCGTTCCGGTTCGCGTCCACCTTTGCGGGATCACGTCGCCAATTCGGTGCGACGTTACCTGCGCGACATGGACGGCTGCGAAACGCAGGACCTGTACAACATCGCGTTGCGTGAACTCGAGATTCCGCTGTTCGCGGAAGTGCTGACCTATTGCGAAGGCAACCAGAGCCGGGCGGCCGCGATGCTCGGCATCCATCGCGCGACGCTGCGCAAGAAGCTCCGCGATTACGGCATGGACTGA